The nucleotide window GTATGGATGTTCGATGTCGGGAGTGCGAGTCGGTGGATCAAGACGCGTAGGTGTATGTTGCTCACTGTATTGTTTGTGTTTTGTCTACATGATACCTAGTGGGCATACCAAGTATTACAGTATGGAAATGGATATTATTGAAGATAATAGGAAACTCCATTTATATGATCCAGCTCACTTTATCAAGTCAAAATTGATAATTATATCAAGTCGCCGTTGAAGGCGGAATAAAGGTAGAAAAAACAACCCGAGATCGTTCATGTAAACTACTCAGTTTGCTGAACTCATGCTGAATTAGGGTCGGGAGATCCGATTACGGCTTCCTGTGATCGattcagtcagtcacaaGTGTCTTTTGCATCAGAGGCATCTCAATAGAATAACTCACCCTGGCATCGTCGTAGAGAGGCGAAATACCGGTCCAGCGTTGGTACTAGTACACCACATTAGTCTTCACTCATATCATGTAATCACCTGGAAGAACCTACCTGGTACCATCCCTGGCCAACCAGAACCTCCAGACCAGGAACTGTGTGCCATCCGGCGTCGTTGGCCAGTTGCATCAGCGTCGTCACCGACGGCTTGTatgccatctccaccagcacGCGAGGCACCTTCTCCACCGACTTGACCATATCAGCATCAATCTCCTGAGCCCGAGCGAACATGTGGCACAGCGTCTCGCGCATGCCCGAATCAATCGGCTTGTCGGCCGGAATCGTGCCAATGGCCACCTTAGGGATGGTGTCCAGCGCATCGATCGAGTCGACGATGCGGATGTTGTAGCTGCTGGGGAAAGTTTGAACCATGCTCTCAAGCTTTGCGGGGGATCGCCCAATGATGTAGATCGGGGAGTAGCCCATGTTGTGCAGAGAATAGATGGCGGCGCGAGCGGtgcctccaccaccaaccaccacggCGCTGGCGTCTCCGTTGCATCCATACACACCGGCGTTGCGCAGCGACAGCGTCATGCCTTGCCAGTCCGTGTTGTAACCAACCAAGCGAGCCGGCTGGCCCTTACCCTGGGAGACAGGCACAATCGTGTTCACCGCACCGATAATCTCGGCGTCGGGTGCGATCTCGTCCAGCAATGGCATGATGTCCAGCTTCAGAGGGATCGTGACCGAGGCGCCGCCAAAGTTGGGGGAGCGGATGAAGTCCTTGACATCTTCAGCATTGGCGGTTTCCAAGCGGCTGTACTCGTGAGGCAGACCACTCTGGGCGAACAGGGTGTTGTGGAGAGCAGGGGAACGGGACTGGGAGATGGGTGTGCCAAAAATGGCAAACTTCTTGGGCTGGATCTCTCCCATCAGAGACAAACCGCGGCGGATCTCAGCAGCGGAGAGCTGACCGGGTGCCGCCTTGAACGGAAGGCTGGGGTGGGATACGGGTGTCATGAAACCGTTCAGGATCCGACTGAGCTGTCCGTTGTCGCCCATGTTGATAGCGATCAAGGGAACATCATGAGCACTGGCAGCCCAGTTCTTGAAGTTCCTCAAGGCGTTGTTGTCGTCCAGGTTCTTGGCAACTCCGACCAGCTTAATCACATCACCGTACTCCAGCGCACGGTTGTAGTACTTTGTCCACGACATGTTACTCCAGGAGAGCTCACCCTTGGGGTCGTGGTGCGACGCAATGATGCGAGAATAGCCCTTCTGCTCCGTGACGGTGCGCAGCATCTCGTCGGGGAAGGCGATCTCCAAATCCACAAACTCGAGTCCAGACCGGAACGCAAGGCGGTAGAGCTCCAAGGCCTCGGCATGGGCGTCGTCAGGGAAGCGACCACCCTGACTCTTGGTGCGAATAGTGTAGATGACAGGGAGCGTGACGTGGCTGCGCAGGAAAGACAGCTGCTCGGCGACGTAGTCGACGGAAGGAATATCACCATCCATCGTCggatcttccagaagatcgacaCGGAGCTCCACTGCATCGGAGCCGACGCATACCTTCTTCAGAATATCGCTAGCATTACGGAGGTCGGGCAGGGTCAGAGACACAAAGAACGAGTGTTCCTTGCGCTTGATGGTGCTAAGACTGTCGACCTCTCCGGTAACAGTGCGGAGGAAGCGCTTGAAGTCTTCAGATGCACGAGCGAGACCGCCAGTGGCAGCAGTCTGGCTGTAGTACTGAATGTTACTGCACTCCTGGAACCAGGGCTTCCGGCGCAGCCAGACTCCCATCATGTCTTCCACATAAGCGGGGCGGGTCTTGTCAACGGAGAGGAAGTCCATGACCTGCTTGATATCCCGCATAATGAGCAGAACGTTACCCTTGGTCTTGTGGTAATCGATAAGCAACTTTCTCGCCTCGGGGATCTCCAcgataccaccaccgcaagcGAAGACATAGCCAGTTGAGCGCTCCTTCAACGTGCGCTGCAAAAGACTGAGCTCGGCGTCTCTGAAACCCTGCCATCCACGTTGCTTGATGATGTCGGGGATACTCATTCCCTCCGTAGCTTCAAGCTCGGTGTCGAGGTCAAGGAACGGGCGGTTAAGAGTCTTCGCAACCCACTGTCCGCTGGTGGTTTTTCCAGCGCCACGCATGCCGATAATAAAAATGGATGCACTGGACTTCTCAGCTTGCGTAAGAGCCGCAGCTTCGtcctccttcagctccttaCCCTCCAGCTTCACGGAGAACAGCTGCTTCAGCGAGTCCCACCAGCCGGGCCAGGTCTTGCCGACACATTCTCTCTCCAGAATCAACGTCGACTGAGGAGTGACGAGGGAAAGAACGCTGAAGCTGAACGCCACACGGTGGTCGTCGTAGCAGAAAACGCCACCGGCAGGCTGACGCAGACTGGTGCGGTCAATGCCATCGATTTCGATGCCGTCGTCATGTTCACGACAGATGACACCGAACTTGGCAAGCTCATCCTTCATGGCCTTGATACGGTTGCATTCCTTCACACGCTGGTTGGCGATTCCGTAGATGCGAGTCGTGTGGTTGGAGCCATCACCGCGCGCGACAGCCGCGAGCACGGAAGCCGTGAGGAAAGCGTCGGTCATAGGTTCCATGTCGACGTTAGGCAGGGGCCGCAAGACACCACCAGGCGCTCCAGTAACAGTGGTGGAGCTGTCCGTTTGCTCAACAGTGCAGCCCATGGGACGGAGAACATCGACGGCGAAGCGAGCATCACCCTGGAGGGACTTGGAACCGATGTTGGGCACAGTGCAAGTAGTGCCGGTGATCGCCGCAATGGCCAGAGGGTAGGTAGCTGAAGAGGCATCGCTCTCCACCATGTACTCAGCAGGGTTGACATAGCGACCCTGAGGAATGTGGTAGGTGTGCTCCTCAGTGGTAGACTTCTTCACATCGATACCGAAAGAGCGCATCATGGCCGTGGTCATGTCGATGTAGGGCTGGGAGATGGGCTTTCCACCCACCAGCTTCAAGGTGACCGGCTCCTTGGCGTACGGAGCGCACATCAGCAACGAGGAGACATACTGGGATGAAACCTTCGCGGCAAGGTTAATCTGACCACCCGCGAATCCACCGGAGGCAGCGATCTTCAGGGGAAGGCTACCCTTTCTCTCCATGTACTCGACCGAGGCACCGTTCGCGGTCAGGGCGTCGACCAAGTCGCCAATCGGTCTCTGCTTCATGCGGTTGTTGCCAGTAAGAACGTTCGAATCCACGTCAGTGGGAGTGGCAAGGGTAGCGACAGTGGTGAGGAATCTGGAAGCGGTACCGGCATTTCCCAGGTACAGAGGGTGGGAAGTGGCCTGCAGGTCGCCTCCCTTGCCGTTGACGACGAGCActtcgccttcctcttcccaggAGAAGGTGCAAGCGCCCAGACGCTCCAGAGCGTTGAGCATCACCTCGGTGTCGTCGGAGTGCAGCAGGTTCTTGATACGGCACGTGCCCGAACCGAGAGCGGCCAAAACCAAAGCACGGTTGGAGATACTCTTGGAGCCCGGAGGAGTGCAGACGACGTTCGAGGAGGTTGCGACGCCGGGGTAGACCTCGATACTAGGAGCCAGAACGACGCTAATGTCTTCATTCGGGACAACGCTGGCGCGCGGTTCGTAAGTGCGTCCAATGGCAGAAAGCAGaacgaccttcttcttgggacCGTCGTTCTTCTTGTCCAGAGCCATGTTGAAGAGCAGCTGATCGACGGAGCAGTGCTTTCCTGCGGTGAGCTTCTTGATCCGGGCATCCTTCAGCGAGGTTGGCAGGCCGTAGGCGGAAAGGCACTTAACAATGCGAGCCACGGCAACGCCCTTCAAGATGCCGAGATGGCGGGCCAATTCGGCTTCCTTCACCATACCAATGGCGACACATTCTCCGTGGAGAACCTGAGGGGTCAGGATGGCCTCAATGGCGTGACCAATGGAGTGACCCCAGTTCAGCAAGTTCCGGAGACCACCTTCGCGCTCGTCCGCGGAGACGACGTAAGCCTTGTGTCTCGCAGACGCCAGAATTCTAGCCTTCAAGATATCCTCAATGCCTTCGAAGCGGCGCTGGCCAGGCTGGACTACCCGGCGGACGGCAGACAGTATCGTCTCGGCGTTGTCCTCCAACGCTGTGAATTCCTCCTCGCTGGAGATGGCGGCGGTCTTGATCACCTCCGCCATACCATTAATGAACTCCCGAACCGGGAGCGTCTCCAGGAACTCCAGGTCAATGTAGATCCTCGACGGCTGCCAGATCGCACCGATCAGATTCTTGCCCAATGGTGTGTCAATGGCGGTCTTTCCGCCGATCGAAGAGTCCACCATGGCGAGCAGTGTTGTGGGGACCTGGACATAGCGGACACCACGCATGTAGGTCGAGGCAACAAAACCGGTCAGATCTCCAATGACACCACCGCCCAGAGCGATGACGACCGTGTCACGACCGCATGGCGGGCTCTGGCTCAACATCCAGTCTTCAATGTCGGCTTTTGTCTGTCTCGACTTGGAGACTTCACCGGGGGCGGCATGGTAGACGAGCAAACGAGGTTTGGGGGAgacggcggcagcagcctgTTCGAAGGCCTTCTGGAAGCTGGGGGTATAGAGGGAACCGATGTTGGTGTCGGTGACGAGAACATAGGTCGTGGAGGACAAGCCGTTGATCAGGTCCTTGGCGACATAATTGCGCCAGAGACCGAAATCCGCGACAATGCTCTCACGACCCAAGATGCTGATCTTCGTGGGTTCGCTCATCGTTCGGAGAATATCAGGAGGGAATGGAAACGTAGTCAACTCGGGAATAAAATGCCAATATGTCTCTCTAATTCATACTGTGGGGGATTTGCAACCGGTAAGCTTCTGGCAGGTGGGGggtagaaggagggggggaaatgtGACTCGTTCAATTGGGGTATAATGattggaaagggaagaaataCTTCATGTACATGTATATATACGGCGcaagggggggagagagagagtgtgtgtgtgtgtgagggagagaaagggaatTGTACCTGAGTAAGAAATGAATCGAAAGGAAGGTCCTCGTCGATAGCGGGGCGCAACTCCGCTTTGACCGGTGAGGAAATATTCAGACGAGACGAGATGTGAgcaagagggagagagagagttcTTCCAAGATGCCCAGATGGCTGGAAGTTGGGGGCCGGAACCacaagagatggaggagggtggatggatggctagTAGTCACTATGAAACTAGTAatcgagaaggaagagggaagaattGGGGGAATTTTTattgggttggaggggattattgtagaagaagatccaCCGGCGGTCGCAATTGGAGTCGTTGACTCACAGTCGCTCTCCTCCgttactttttttctcttcctcccgctCCGATGTCGTCGCAGCCGTTGGTTTGGCAactccgcctccaccggaGTTACTTCTGCCCTGTCTGACATCTGATGAAACTAATGGTGGACCAATCTGAACTAGCTACGATCTCCTCGTGTTGCTCAACCtcaatcttattattaacaCGAGCTCCCTCGTCTCTCGAAACGTCTTGTCAAGCTGACACTTCCAGACTCCTTCCATCCTCATTCCGGATCCGTGAATCCTCCTAATGTCTGACACCCCGATCCGGATCCGAACACTTGAGACTTGACTCTATCGCGGTCGCAAATCTTACCGGGCAAAGAATTACTTCCAGCTGGGCGGGATATACAGCATTATATTTTGATCTGACAAGCTGTCTGTTCTACATGGTTGGAAGGAAGGTTTCGTATCCATTCGCGATGCTCGCGAGACCTTCTGATTGCTATACAGATAGTTTAGTATAGAATGAACCCCAGCAAATATTATCCAATCGAACGCCGGCCCTCCGATCACTTGGcctccttttttctcttttctctggCTCTTTTCACAATGTCATAGAGATAAGCATACAAACAACAAGAAGTTAAGTAGCTAGTTAACGTGGCATTGGCGCAAATGGCCCTGGATCGATCATGCGTAATAGACATTCCCTTTCATCCCGAATCTCTCATGTTCTCGAACATGATCCCCCTTATCTAATACCGTCcatatccacctcctccaccaccgccagagTTCCGGGACGAATAGTGGTCCCGACCTGAATAACCTCCGCGGCTATACCCACCGCGCTGGTCGGATCCCCCGTAGTTGGATGAGCGTCCACGGTACGCGTTGTTGTGGTTGCTACCACCGTAGGATCCTTGCTGCTGATAGTATCCTTGTTGACTACGTCCATAGTAGTCGTAATTGCCCATTGGTTGGTTGTAggaatcaccaccaccgccatagTGCGATCGCTGGTGGtaaccacctcctccgcgggGCGGAGGCGGTGGCCCGCGGTTGTAACCACCGCCTCCAGCGTTCGGAGGAACCCATCCAGAAGGCATGCCCGTCGGTGCTCCACCACTGTTACCGGGCGGCATGAACTTGGGGTCCAGATGGGCCGCGAATGGGTTCGGCCGCTCACTGGCATAGTTGATCCGGCCTCCCCGGTGGCCATTGCGAAGCGGAGCTCCTCCATGGAATCGGCCCGAGTGTTGTGCCTTGTTCTTGACGGCCTGGATATCCGCATTGTCCAGGGTCGGGGGTGGCAGCTTGGCGCCCCGAAGGAGCATGGACTTGTGGACGTGCTTGGATTTGGGGATTTCGTAATTGACCCTAACCCATGGATCCGGAACATTAGCTAACTGTAAACAGCACAAAGAAGTAGGAAAGATAACAAGTAACTTACGTGAGAGAtcgatcatcatccaaactCGGCATCCCGTATTCTTCAAGAGACGATACCAAGGAGCTGTGCGGGATGTACGACTCATTGCGCTCGACCTTACCAGCCAAACCTTCACTGATTCGCTGATTGATGGAGTACTTGGGGGCTCCCTGCTTCTTGGAATAGAAGTTGGCCACCAGATCGTGGTACAGTGGGTGGCTCTCGGAGATCAACAACACATCCCGGCCCACGCAGTTCCGGAGCTTCTCGTCatcagagagaagagggtatttcttttccatcgcAGCCAGCAGTCGCTTCTCATCGATGAAGGGAAGTAGTACGACACCCTGCCAAGCAAATTTCTTGCCGTTCAGGTCCACGGGGAAGTCTTCCGGGTAGAAATCGATGATCTCACTATCCGGATCGCTCATCAGATCATGGAAGACTTCAGGGATAGCGTGGTTGGAAGAAGCCGGAAGAACTCCCATCAGCTGTTCGAAGGGCTTGAATGGGGTTCCCTTCTCAAATTGCAACTCCATTTCGCCAATATCCACGAAGTCAGCCGCAAATGGCGCATAGTGGTAAGGGTAGTACCACGTCCACGAGGGGCATCCTTGGAAATAGTATCTCAAAACCCAAGCAAGACCCTCGGCATACGCCCGTGCGACCTTGTGGCGGAACTCTTTGTCTTCGGGATCAACGCCAAACTTCTGCTCATAGTACCGATCAGCGTATCCTTCTTCCCACAGGCGGACAGTGTCGGGCGGAAGTTCATCGTTTTGAGAGTCGCCCGCAGATGGCTTCTTGGTCGGCGTCGTTGCGGCCTCCTCTGCCACCTCATCCGCCTTTCTCTTACCGAGAACCGAAGGCGAAGTTTGCTCTTCGGTCTTCTCCTCGGAAGGCTCTGGAGCTTCTGACCCGGATTCTTCGGTGTTCTCGGAGGGTTCTTCAGCCTCCGAACCTTTCATGAGCTTGCTCTTCAGGATGGCCGCGGCACTCTTGTTCGCCATGTTAGCCTTATACACCGCACCGCGGTTAGTAACCATGCTGTGAGTCAACTGCCTCGCCTCCCGGGTCAGTTCTCCCCGTTGAGGCGTGATCAGTTCCACGGCATTGGGAGGCGCCGCATCTGCGGCACCCTTAGACCGACCACCGGTAGGATTGCCGGCAGGTGTCTCGTAGGCTTCGTAGTTGGGAGAGCTTTTTCTCCGCTTCCTAGCACCTTCTTCACGCGCTTGTGCTTCCTGCTTGCGCCGCTTCTCGTTGGCagctctcctctcctcgGCCTGTCTACGACGACGGAAAATAGCATCCTCTTGCTTGGCCAGTCCTTGCAGAATAAGCTGGGCCCGCTTGAGGTCAACATGTCCATCCTCGGTCAGGTACCCGCCCATGACGGGGATATTATCACGCCAAATAGCTATCAGAGTGTCGATGCCATTTTCACGGATATCTAAGGAGGGTAAGTGAGGAAGGAAATCATTTCCTACGAAGAAACACATGAAGACCCAGTCATCCAGAGCACGTTCCAAGTCGAAAGGAAACGGTTGTTGCGGAACGTACAGTTCCGCAGCAAGGTATTCCCGAAGGATTGACACATTGAGCCAAATGAAGGGCTTGAGTGAGGTTCCTTTACCCTTCTCATCGAACTGtccattcttctcctttgccTGACCTTTGCATTCCTCCGCCTTGTGGCCTGCCTGTCCACATAGCCGACATGTCCGAGCCCTTGActcctggaagaagacatcctCACGTAGGACCCGGAAATAGGGCTCATGAGTCGCAAGACCCAACATGATCAGATCGGCATCCAGTCCATAGATGACGTGGCGGGTGTTGGGGTCGTGCTCTGGCGACGCGCGCTGTGACCGGACGAACTCCATGATCTTGTGTTCACCTTCACCCGGAACCGTCGCATCCGAAATGATGATTTTAAGCTGCTTGAGTCAGTAAGATATACAACAAGAACTAGACCAGGAGACGAACCTTTTCCCAAGCGGGGTCGGTATTGAGCTTGTAAGCGATCCAGTAGCGCAAAGCTGCCGCGAGAATATCCATGAAAGGCGTTCCCGGGGTAATGACATTGCTATCCCACGTCTTCTGGATGACCTGTTCCTGCatatcctcgtcttccttcttgccgTTTTGCCTCTCAAGCATTTTGCGgaattcttccttcttctcatctgcCTCTCTGGCCTCCTGAGCAGAGCGGAACCGACGGGCTCGTTGTTGGTTCATCTTTGCGCGTGGCGCGACACCATCTAGTTTAGGCGAAAAGCATGAGTTAGTACAACACTTTAATCAAAGTAGGCGACGCGATAAACGTTACAACATACCGACAGCAATCATCAGAAGCTTCCTCGGGCGGACCATGTTCACCACACGGTCGGTGTACTTGAAGatctccagcatcatctCCTGCTCGTTCGACGGTGGCGGCTTTCCTTCCGGATGAGTACATGGGTGAACGATACCGTTCATATCCAGGTACAAATtatccatctcatctccattGGGATTGGGACGCGTGGTGTCCACGGGAACCTCTTCGCCGTTGATTTCTTGCGGAAACTCCTCGATAACGGGGGAGATGATCTTAGGATACTTGTTGGAAAGCCATCTGAAAAGCGCTGGGACACCCATGATTGCTAGTAGAATTTGACAAAGAGTGTATGAAGATGTTTGTACAGATTATACGGAGTAGATCTATCGATTTAAGCCAGGTTCGCTGATGCGCTGCATCGGCTATCTCAACGTCTCCGAGTCTGCAGGAATGACCCGTAAATGATTACTTCCGTAGAAGGGTATAGGGAgtaggggaaaggaaaactcGCGATCCCACACTGTGGGAATGACTAGGAGTAAAAGACTGACCCTCTCGAAAGGTGAGGGGGAATGATGAAGGCGTGGAAGTCTCTGCGATCGCAATGGCCGGTCGACTTGCCCGACCATGAAATCCGAGATCTCGGCGCTTCTTTTGTCGCGGTTCCGGCAGAACTTCCCCTTCTAGACACTAGACTCAAAGCAGCAAAGTACGTAGTCAGCGGGCCCCCGACACCCTGACCAATGACCAGTCGGGACACAGCAGTACAGCATTGTTGGCTCTAATTCTTTTGAGTTAGGTATCGTTGCGGCTTATTTGGCTACTACTAACTCCATACTGCGGACTACTGGCACTATCCCGTGTGCTCTCATCataatcaccaccacccattgctgccgctgcagctTCGGAGAGAACAACTCAGCTGGCTGATCCACtcgcttctctcctctctccccacaCCTCCGTGAATTCAATGCCTATAACTTGCTACGCCCCCGGCCGGCGGTGACCATGAAATTACGAGCTACCAGTTGCGATGTTCCGAATCCTCGAGTCGCAGGCGCCGGCCAAACAAACGGCCACCGACACAATTAATACTCTGACTGGTCGGCTTCAGAGTGCAACTTTACTAGAAGATCGACGGGCAGCTATACAAGGATTGAGAAGCTTTGCAAAGTCCTTTCCTGCCTCCGTTGCTTCGGGCGCACTACGCCCGTTGATCAACAGCCTCAAAGATGATCGTGAAGATGTGGATACGTTGAAGGTGGTCTTGGAGaccttgttgatgttgtttaCCCCGGACGAGAATAGTGTTGGTGGCCTCTTCAGCCGAGTTTGTCGCATCCCCTGCTGATATGCGCTGTCTAGCCCGAAGCTTCAGACGAAATCGCCCTTTGGCTGTCCGATGAATTTACGCAGGTTTGTACATGTTACTGGCCGAGACATGCACTTGCTGACCAGGCAAAAAGCGTCAAGACAATATTACCGCGCTCCTTGACCTCCTGGATACTCGTGACTTTTACTCTCGCTTGTATGCCCTGCAGTTGATGTTCCAGATCTCGAGCGCACGGCCAGAAAGAACACAAGAATGTATCCTGACGGCGCCGTTGGGTATACCGAGGCTGGTCAGTGCTCTGGGAGATGCTAGAGAGCCGGTGCGCAATGGTATGTTGAGCTCACCCCCCTCGCCCCCCTCAGCGCGGAAGCGCGGTGTGCAACTGCTAATTACGACTGTGCATCGAATAGAAGCTTTAATTCTCCTGATCGCTCTCACTCCGGCCTCCGAAGAGTTCCAAAAACTCGTCGCATTCGAAAACGCGTTTGACcttatcttctccttgatagAAGCTGAAGGTGCTTTGACTCACGGATCGGAAGTGGTTGAAGACTGCCTTTCCTTACTCGCGAACCTTCTGAGGCTCAACATCTCCAATCAGTCATATTTTCGGGAGACGGGCTGTGTCAAGAGGCTAGCAAAGCTCCTCGCGGATGTCAATCAGGATCAGGACTCGGAAGAGCCCACCCCACAATGGGCTCTCGCGCATCGGGATAAGAACCTCTGGGGACTTTTGGTTATTGTCCAGCTGTTTTTAATCAAAGGAGGGGTCAACACTCCTGCCAACCAGACGGCGTTCTGGAACAATGGTGTCATGGAACAAGTCCTGAACACTGCTTTCGGTCAAAGATTCAATGTCAATGTGACATCCAAGGTATGAGACACTGATCGCCTATAAAGTTGACGCTAATTGTGCTAGGCTCTTGCGACATGCGCCGACTTGATACGTAGCAATAAGCCCTTGCAGGAGCGTTTTGGAGACGTTGAGGTCATTTGGGGCTCGAGTCCTACTCCGAATGCTGTCAATGGGGATTCGACACATCAAGAACTCCAGCGGATCAATGTTATCGAAGCGTTGCTGAAATTGACTCTCGAGCCTGCTCCATTGTCGCTTCTTGATGCACGACTTGCCGCTTGCGAATGTATCAAGGCATTCTTCGCAAACCACACCGGGATCCGTGTCCATGTGCTAGGAAGAGCGATCCAAGGACATATTAGCGGAGAAGACCAGATTCCCAATATCTTGACtgtcctgctgctgccgccagAAGCTCGAGGAAATGCCGACCCCTACCAAACCTGGATGGCTTCTGTCTTGATGTACCAACTGCTGTTCGAGAACGCTGAAGCCAAATCAATCGCCATGGGTGTGACTGAGGGGGATGCTGAACAGGGTGAAGAAGTCGTTACCTGCATCCAGACGATAGTAGGCAACTTGATCACCGGTATTCAAAgaggcgatgatgaaagaaTCACCCTTGGATATTTGATGCTGCTCTGTGGTTGGCTCTTCGAAGAACCGGATGCTGTGAATGACTTGTTGGGCGAGGGAAGCAGCATACAGACCTTGCTGCAAGAAATCAAGCACCGCGGAGCCACTTACGTACTTGTTCCGGGTCTTTGCACCATTCTACTCGGAATTATATACGAATTTTCCTCAAAGGACTCGCCTATACCGCGGAAGACTCTGCATAAGTTGTTGATCGAGCAGCTAGGACGAGAACAATACATTGACCGGATCACCCGGTTCAGAGAGGATCCTCTGGTACGTGACTTTGAGGTCCTACCACAGACCGTGGGGGCACAATACGACGGTGGCCTTCCGGAAATCTACTTCGACAGGACCTTTGTTGAATTTCTCAAAGACAATTTCAGCCGCTTGCTACGTGCGATTGACCGGGAACCCGAGATCGAGATCTCAGTGATCACCAACGGTGTTGAAAGAGGAGTTTCTCGCGAACTTGTGGACTCGCTTCGGGCAGAACTAGAAGAAAAGGGCGCTTTGTCACAGAAGCTGGAGTCGGATCTGCTTGCTCTGCAATCCAAGCTCGATCACGAGCAGGCTGAACACCGAAAGACGAGAGACGCCACCATATTAGAGTCTTCTAAACTGCAGCAGATCTGTGAATCATTGAAGCGGAGTCACGAACAAGAACTGAATGTCttgaaggagcagcagaagcacgCTCAAAATGTGCTCTTGAAACAGCATGGCGAACAGTTACGAGCCATTGATCGACAGCTGAAGGAAACATCTGCAGACCATGAGAGGAGAAGTCTCCAAGTAAAGAAGCATCATGAAGCCGAGGTGGCTGACCTGCAGAAAAGGATTCGTTCGCTCGAGTCTGATCTCAATCGCGGCAAGGAGCAATCCTCTGCTGAGATTGCTGACCTGAAGACTACTATTCAGATCTTGAAGTCGGAGGCGGAAAAGATAAAGGGACAGCATGTGGCGGAAGTTCTGGAACTTAACACCACAATCCAGAATCTTCAGTCAGCACTCGACACTGTTAAGGGACACCATGAGGCCAAGCTCTCTGAGTTGAACACCACAATCCAGAAGTTGCAATCAGAGCTTGAGACAGGCAGAGGACAGCATACTACCGAAGTCTCTGGTCTGAACAAG belongs to Aspergillus luchuensis IFO 4308 DNA, chromosome 3, nearly complete sequence and includes:
- a CDS encoding pentafunctional protein ARO1 (COG:H;~EggNog:ENOG410Q5HU;~InterPro:IPR016037,IPR013792,IPR008289,IPR010110, IPR041121,IPR013785,IPR023193,IPR001381,IPR027417, IPR013708,IPR018508,IPR030960,IPR001986,IPR023000, IPR036968,IPR036291,IPR000623,IPR006264,IPR031322;~PFAM:PF01761,PF08501,PF00275,PF01487,PF13685, PF01202,PF18317;~go_component: GO:0005737 - cytoplasm [Evidence IEA];~go_function: GO:0003824 - catalytic activity [Evidence IEA];~go_function: GO:0003855 - 3-dehydroquinate dehydratase activity [Evidence IEA];~go_function: GO:0003856 - 3-dehydroquinate synthase activity [Evidence IEA];~go_function: GO:0003866 - 3-phosphoshikimate 1-carboxyvinyltransferase activity [Evidence IEA];~go_function: GO:0004764 - shikimate 3-dehydrogenase (NADP+) activity [Evidence IEA];~go_function: GO:0004765 - shikimate kinase activity [Evidence IEA];~go_function: GO:0016765 - transferase activity, transferring alkyl or aryl (other than methyl) groups [Evidence IEA];~go_process: GO:0009073 - aromatic amino acid family biosynthetic process [Evidence IEA];~go_process: GO:0055114 - oxidation-reduction process [Evidence IEA]): MSEPTKISILGRESIVADFGLWRNYVAKDLINGLSSTTYVLVTDTNIGSLYTPSFQKAFEQAAAAVSPKPRLLVYHAAPGEVSKSRQTKADIEDWMLSQSPPCGRDTVVIALGGGVIGDLTGFVASTYMRGVRYVQVPTTLLAMVDSSIGGKTAIDTPLGKNLIGAIWQPSRIYIDLEFLETLPVREFINGMAEVIKTAAISSEEEFTALEDNAETILSAVRRVVQPGQRRFEGIEDILKARILASARHKAYVVSADEREGGLRNLLNWGHSIGHAIEAILTPQVLHGECVAIGMVKEAELARHLGILKGVAVARIVKCLSAYGLPTSLKDARIKKLTAGKHCSVDQLLFNMALDKKNDGPKKKVVLLSAIGRTYEPRASVVPNEDISVVLAPSIEVYPGVATSSNVVCTPPGSKSISNRALVLAALGSGTCRIKNLLHSDDTEVMLNALERLGACTFSWEEEGEVLVVNGKGGDLQATSHPLYLGNAGTASRFLTTVATLATPTDVDSNVLTGNNRMKQRPIGDLVDALTANGASVEYMERKGSLPLKIAASGGFAGGQINLAAKVSSQYVSSLLMCAPYAKEPVTLKLVGGKPISQPYIDMTTAMMRSFGIDVKKSTTEEHTYHIPQGRYVNPAEYMVESDASSATYPLAIAAITGTTCTVPNIGSKSLQGDARFAVDVLRPMGCTVEQTDSSTTVTGAPGGVLRPLPNVDMEPMTDAFLTASVLAAVARGDGSNHTTRIYGIANQRVKECNRIKAMKDELAKFGVICREHDDGIEIDGIDRTSLRQPAGGVFCYDDHRVAFSFSVLSLVTPQSTLILERECVGKTWPGWWDSLKQLFSVKLEGKELKEDEAAALTQAEKSSASIFIIGMRGAGKTTSGQWVAKTLNRPFLDLDTELEATEGMSIPDIIKQRGWQGFRDAELSLLQRTLKERSTGYVFACGGGIVEIPEARKLLIDYHKTKGNVLLIMRDIKQVMDFLSVDKTRPAYVEDMMGVWLRRKPWFQECSNIQYYSQTAATGGLARASEDFKRFLRTVTGEVDSLSTIKRKEHSFFVSLTLPDLRNASDILKKVCVGSDAVELRVDLLEDPTMDGDIPSVDYVAEQLSFLRSHVTLPVIYTIRTKSQGGRFPDDAHAEALELYRLAFRSGLEFVDLEIAFPDEMLRTVTEQKGYSRIIASHHDPKGELSWSNMSWTKYYNRALEYGDVIKLVGVAKNLDDNNALRNFKNWAASAHDVPLIAINMGDNGQLSRILNGFMTPVSHPSLPFKAAPGQLSAAEIRRGLSLMGEIQPKKFAIFGTPISQSRSPALHNTLFAQSGLPHEYSRLETANAEDVKDFIRSPNFGGASVTIPLKLDIMPLLDEIAPDAEIIGAVNTIVPVSQGKGQPARLVGYNTDWQGMTLSLRNAGVYGCNGDASAVVVGGGGTARAAIYSLHNMGYSPIYIIGRSPAKLESMVQTFPSSYNIRIVDSIDALDTIPKVAIGTIPADKPIDSGMRETLCHMFARAQEIDADMVKSVEKVPRVLVEMAYKPSVTTLMQLANDAGWHTVPGLEVLVGQGWYQYQRWTGISPLYDDAREAVIGSPDPNSA